From the Luteolibacter rhizosphaerae genome, one window contains:
- a CDS encoding 4'-phosphopantetheinyl transferase family protein, with the protein MSNKYPAPGSVIVHVVDPAKVRGARLNRAEEELAGRFCFEKDAARWRACRSALRMILGEILEGPPEELVLETGEYGKPALAKPHQGLHFNLSHCDDLALIALSMEGEIGVDIEPADRGTSLLGCEASFCHPEEIAGLPLEKDRRALALIDLWTRKEALLKALGTGMSLAPETVSLADPTAPHPRLLGFGVRRLHHPALERHIAHLAAPHACTEAEIRIFQG; encoded by the coding sequence GTGAGCAACAAGTATCCCGCGCCGGGCTCGGTGATCGTGCATGTCGTGGACCCTGCCAAGGTTCGGGGCGCTCGCTTGAATCGCGCCGAGGAAGAACTGGCCGGGCGCTTCTGCTTCGAGAAAGACGCGGCGCGTTGGCGGGCGTGCCGGTCGGCACTCAGGATGATTTTGGGCGAGATCTTGGAAGGCCCTCCCGAGGAACTGGTTCTCGAAACCGGAGAATACGGAAAGCCCGCCCTGGCGAAGCCGCACCAAGGCCTGCATTTCAATCTCTCGCACTGCGATGATCTCGCTTTGATCGCACTCTCCATGGAGGGCGAAATCGGCGTGGATATCGAGCCCGCAGACCGGGGCACCAGCTTGCTGGGCTGCGAAGCGAGTTTTTGTCACCCCGAGGAGATTGCCGGGCTGCCGCTTGAGAAAGACCGGAGGGCGCTAGCCCTGATCGATCTATGGACGAGGAAGGAAGCGCTGCTGAAAGCGCTGGGAACCGGCATGTCACTCGCCCCGGAGACGGTTTCGCTCGCGGACCCTACGGCGCCTCATCCACGCCTGTTAGGCTTCGGGGTGAGGCGGCTACATCACCCCGCACTGGAACGTCACATCGCACACTTGGCGGCACCGCACGCCTGCACGGAGGCAGAGATCCGCATTTTCCAAGGCTGA
- a CDS encoding glutamine synthetase beta-grasp domain-containing protein, with amino-acid sequence MPKFKLEYIWLDGYTPVPNLRSKTQLKDFDSFPTLEQLPNWGFDGSSTQQAEGRSSDCVLKPVALYPDGSRNNGILVMCEVMMPDGVTPHPSNNRATILDDEDTWFGFEQEYFLWEDGAPLGFPKNGYPGPQGPYYCGVGFSNVGDVARQIVEEHLELCLEAGINHEGINAEVAKGQWEFQIFGKGSKTCADQIWVARYILNRLCESYGVDVNYHCKPLGSELDWNGSGMHCNFSTKYMRETGGKEYFEALMAQFGKNLDEHIAVYGPDNHMRLTGLHETQSIDKFTYGIADRGSSVRVPHSFINAGYKGYLEDRRPNSQGDPYQIASRVLKTISEVPLP; translated from the coding sequence ATGCCCAAGTTCAAATTGGAGTACATCTGGCTCGACGGCTACACCCCCGTCCCGAACCTCCGTAGCAAGACTCAACTGAAGGATTTCGACTCCTTCCCGACCCTCGAGCAGCTTCCGAACTGGGGCTTCGACGGTTCTTCCACCCAGCAGGCCGAGGGCCGTAGCTCGGATTGCGTGCTGAAGCCGGTCGCCCTCTACCCCGATGGCAGCCGCAACAACGGCATCCTGGTGATGTGCGAAGTCATGATGCCCGACGGCGTCACCCCGCACCCGTCGAACAACCGCGCCACCATCCTCGACGACGAGGACACCTGGTTCGGCTTCGAGCAGGAGTACTTCCTCTGGGAAGACGGCGCTCCCCTCGGTTTCCCGAAGAACGGTTACCCCGGTCCGCAAGGCCCGTACTACTGCGGCGTCGGCTTCAGCAACGTCGGCGACGTTGCCCGCCAGATCGTCGAGGAGCACCTCGAGCTCTGCCTTGAGGCCGGCATCAACCACGAAGGCATCAACGCCGAAGTGGCCAAGGGCCAGTGGGAATTCCAGATCTTCGGCAAGGGCTCGAAGACCTGCGCCGACCAGATCTGGGTCGCCCGCTACATCCTCAACCGCCTCTGCGAAAGCTACGGCGTGGACGTGAACTATCACTGCAAGCCGCTCGGCTCCGAGCTCGATTGGAACGGCTCCGGCATGCACTGCAACTTCTCCACGAAGTACATGCGCGAAACCGGCGGCAAGGAGTACTTCGAAGCGCTCATGGCCCAGTTCGGCAAGAACCTCGACGAGCACATCGCTGTCTACGGTCCGGACAACCACATGCGCCTCACCGGTCTCCACGAGACCCAGTCGATCGACAAGTTCACCTATGGCATCGCCGATCGCGGTTCCTCGGTGCGTGTCCCGCACAGCTTCATCAACGCCGGCTACAAGGGCTACCTTGAAGACCGCCGTCCGAACTCGCAGGGCGACCCGTACCAGATCGCGAGCCGCGTGCTCAAGACGATCTCGGAAGTTCCGCTTCCCTGA
- a CDS encoding PP2C family protein-serine/threonine phosphatase — translation MTHVGRFRTNNEDAFLALTFDAREIRYLGKTGGGSMGESDFVFAVSDGMGGAKSGEFASKIAVEKITRLLPPSFGMAAQHLEAGFSDVLRELFERIHLSISDLGRYYPECHGMGATLSLCWFMPGWMCFSHIGDSRIYYLPKEGEMLQLTHDHSHVGWLRRSGKINEREARAHPGKSSLSQALGGGNQKIDPHIGRVSCQPGDRFLICSDGLVDGLWDKRLNELARKDLCAESLVLAAVADSGRDNTTAVVIEVG, via the coding sequence ATGACCCACGTGGGTCGTTTCCGGACCAACAACGAGGATGCTTTCCTTGCCTTGACCTTCGATGCGAGGGAGATCCGCTACCTCGGTAAAACCGGCGGCGGGAGTATGGGGGAATCCGACTTCGTCTTCGCGGTGAGCGACGGCATGGGCGGCGCAAAATCCGGGGAATTCGCGAGTAAGATCGCGGTGGAAAAGATCACGCGCCTCCTGCCGCCCAGCTTCGGAATGGCAGCCCAGCATTTGGAGGCGGGCTTCAGCGATGTATTGCGGGAACTCTTCGAGCGCATTCACCTTTCCATCAGTGACTTGGGACGCTACTATCCGGAGTGCCATGGCATGGGGGCCACGCTCAGCCTGTGCTGGTTCATGCCGGGCTGGATGTGCTTTTCCCACATCGGTGACAGCCGGATCTATTACCTGCCGAAGGAGGGGGAAATGCTCCAACTCACCCACGATCACTCGCACGTGGGCTGGCTGCGGAGATCCGGCAAGATCAACGAGCGCGAAGCGCGGGCCCATCCCGGCAAAAGTTCCCTCTCGCAGGCCTTGGGCGGAGGCAACCAGAAAATCGATCCCCACATCGGGCGTGTCAGTTGCCAGCCCGGCGACCGCTTCCTGATCTGCTCGGACGGTCTGGTGGACGGCCTTTGGGACAAGCGGCTCAACGAGCTGGCGCGAAAGGATTTGTGCGCGGAGAGCCTGGTGCTCGCCGCTGTGGCGGATTCCGGGCGCGACAATACCACTGCGGTCGTGATCGAAGTCGGTTGA
- a CDS encoding LytR/AlgR family response regulator transcription factor: MNLLIVDDEPLARAELLRLCGELLPGFRSTEASNLAEARSALLRESFDGVLLDMELGGYSGLDLIPDAKASGTPVVISTAHERFAVDAYDADVVDYLLKPVEVPRLFRAITKLSKMQKQQGDELVLLSDQCNCWPVKPSSILLVEAEGSYCKVLFTDRKELTVSRSLKEMEQMLATHSFIRANRGQMVNLNLIKVIHRQSSGRLVAELEGHEDIEFSRRQAQAFRSKFSL; encoded by the coding sequence ATGAATCTGCTGATTGTTGATGACGAGCCGCTGGCGCGGGCGGAACTGCTGAGACTTTGCGGAGAACTCCTGCCAGGTTTTCGCAGCACGGAGGCATCCAATCTGGCAGAGGCGAGATCCGCCCTGCTAAGGGAGAGCTTCGATGGAGTGCTGCTGGATATGGAGCTGGGAGGCTATAGCGGGCTCGATCTCATCCCGGACGCGAAGGCCAGCGGAACCCCCGTGGTGATCAGTACCGCACACGAACGGTTCGCGGTGGACGCCTACGATGCGGACGTGGTCGACTACCTGCTGAAGCCGGTCGAGGTGCCGCGTCTGTTCCGGGCGATCACCAAGCTCTCCAAAATGCAGAAGCAACAAGGCGACGAGCTGGTGCTGCTGAGCGACCAGTGCAACTGCTGGCCGGTGAAGCCTTCCTCCATCCTGCTGGTGGAGGCGGAGGGAAGCTACTGCAAGGTCCTCTTCACCGACCGCAAAGAGCTCACGGTAAGCCGGAGCCTGAAGGAGATGGAGCAGATGCTGGCGACCCATTCCTTTATCCGGGCGAACCGTGGCCAAATGGTGAACCTGAACCTGATCAAGGTGATCCACCGCCAGAGCAGCGGTCGGCTGGTCGCGGAGCTGGAGGGACACGAGGATATCGAATTCTCCCGTCGGCAGGCCCAGGCATTCCGCTCGAAGTTCTCGCTGTAG
- a CDS encoding nucleotidyltransferase family protein gives MKIAALVLAAGRASRFGSPKQLLQWEGRSLIDRACGTALEAGCRPVLRILGAHADQILEAPYPAGVQTLTHSAWQDGMGSSIAAGVTRLLELDPELAGIFILLPDQPLVTAALLLRYLGSDASIILCDHGAASGPPAFFRREHFPALMKLEGDQGAKAIAARHPEATAMISFPDAAWDVDTPEVWECFTRSRATSSEPRSM, from the coding sequence GTGAAGATCGCCGCCCTCGTGCTCGCTGCTGGTCGGGCCAGCCGCTTCGGTTCCCCCAAGCAGCTCCTGCAGTGGGAAGGGCGCAGCTTGATCGACCGTGCCTGTGGCACCGCCTTGGAGGCCGGGTGTCGTCCGGTGCTTCGTATCCTGGGGGCGCATGCCGATCAAATACTAGAGGCACCGTACCCTGCCGGTGTCCAAACCCTGACCCACTCCGCTTGGCAGGATGGCATGGGCAGTTCCATTGCTGCAGGCGTCACCCGCCTTCTCGAACTTGATCCGGAGCTCGCCGGTATCTTCATCCTTCTGCCGGATCAGCCGCTTGTCACCGCCGCGCTTCTCCTCCGCTATCTGGGGAGCGATGCATCCATCATCCTCTGCGATCACGGAGCCGCCAGCGGGCCCCCGGCATTTTTTCGCCGCGAGCACTTCCCGGCCTTGATGAAGTTGGAGGGGGATCAAGGGGCGAAGGCGATCGCGGCCCGCCACCCCGAGGCCACGGCCATGATTTCCTTTCCCGACGCCGCTTGGGATGTCGATACCCCCGAGGTATGGGAGTGTTTCACTCGCTCTCGGGCCACCAGTTCGGAGCCACGATCGATGTGA
- a CDS encoding histidine kinase, giving the protein MPPSKSIGWKAAALAVLSVALACELGLWFLQLSGQRVSLIWPSAGICVALIYFHGPRICPWLAVGHLWIGVRFGFNPAVALTPLLYVGEAWLAWLLSFKSRILQSADRVSIIRTLWQILPAPWLAAIPAAILMTLAATFSGRFGEDEFVMTTARVSAAHVHGMVALAPLFIHLFARDFQLLSPDDHWIGFAALTTAFVLMAMAFTNVFRDVMGMTSAAYLPFPMLMVAAVSLRPPVISLALALWCLASTTMTSMGMGPFGALRQVQPLELALYNLLVCYTTYLISVGTTRLIHQLERSQLTLEVAGVETWEWSHKSGFRSMRGEKLKSEIFHGMSKPPRTENLTRLAGSDAATKGQVPDEWKERLETSDAKELLLSTGKVTSRGRDGNALGAIGLLQDLSAVRKAEDALIALGHQRAILKSLQTRLNPHFLFNALNAIRALVYIDPNQASDAINTLSRLLRSNLRNVERPLIRLDEEIRLVSDLLSISSIRFGDRMSTRIEIPKSASSALVPPMAIYNLAENAIVHGIEKNAGNGTISISARIEGERLHVCITSPGQLGTKPSPGVGTKDVLQRFELLYAGMAEFELSQASENEVQARISLPFQDHESADC; this is encoded by the coding sequence ATGCCCCCCTCGAAATCCATCGGCTGGAAAGCCGCGGCCCTAGCCGTGCTCTCGGTTGCACTCGCGTGCGAACTGGGCCTTTGGTTTCTGCAGTTATCCGGACAGCGGGTATCGCTGATCTGGCCCTCCGCAGGCATTTGCGTGGCGCTTATCTATTTCCATGGACCAAGGATCTGTCCTTGGCTGGCAGTGGGACATCTCTGGATCGGGGTGAGATTCGGATTCAACCCTGCCGTGGCCCTGACTCCGCTACTCTATGTCGGAGAAGCATGGCTGGCATGGCTTCTCTCCTTCAAAAGCCGTATCCTCCAGTCCGCCGACCGCGTATCCATCATTCGGACGCTATGGCAGATCCTGCCGGCACCGTGGCTGGCAGCGATCCCCGCCGCGATTCTGATGACCTTGGCCGCCACCTTCTCGGGACGTTTCGGCGAGGACGAGTTTGTCATGACGACAGCACGGGTCTCGGCGGCGCATGTCCACGGGATGGTCGCGCTGGCACCTCTCTTCATCCACCTGTTTGCGCGGGACTTCCAGTTGCTCTCGCCGGATGACCATTGGATCGGCTTCGCCGCGCTTACGACCGCCTTCGTGCTGATGGCGATGGCCTTCACGAATGTCTTCCGGGACGTGATGGGAATGACCTCCGCGGCCTACCTCCCCTTCCCCATGTTGATGGTCGCGGCGGTATCGCTGCGGCCGCCGGTGATCTCGCTCGCGCTGGCCCTCTGGTGTCTGGCCAGCACTACCATGACAAGCATGGGCATGGGGCCTTTCGGAGCCCTGCGGCAGGTGCAACCGCTCGAACTGGCCCTCTACAATCTGTTAGTCTGCTACACGACCTACCTGATCTCCGTGGGCACGACCCGCCTGATCCACCAGTTGGAACGCAGCCAACTCACCCTCGAAGTCGCGGGAGTGGAGACTTGGGAATGGAGCCACAAGAGCGGGTTCCGCTCGATGCGCGGGGAGAAGCTCAAGAGCGAGATCTTCCATGGAATGAGCAAGCCGCCGAGGACCGAGAATCTCACCCGGCTGGCAGGATCGGATGCGGCCACCAAGGGGCAGGTGCCGGACGAATGGAAGGAGCGGCTGGAAACCAGTGACGCGAAGGAACTGCTGCTTTCCACCGGCAAGGTCACCTCACGCGGACGAGACGGCAACGCCTTGGGCGCGATCGGATTGCTTCAGGACCTCTCCGCGGTCCGCAAGGCGGAGGATGCATTGATCGCGCTGGGACATCAGCGGGCGATCCTGAAGAGCCTGCAAACGCGGCTCAACCCGCACTTCCTTTTCAACGCGCTCAACGCGATCCGCGCGCTGGTTTATATCGATCCGAACCAAGCCTCGGATGCGATCAACACCCTCTCCCGGCTGCTGCGCAGCAACCTCCGCAATGTGGAGCGCCCGCTGATCCGGCTGGACGAGGAAATCCGGCTGGTGAGCGACCTTCTGTCGATCTCCAGCATTCGCTTCGGCGACCGGATGAGCACCCGGATCGAGATCCCGAAGTCCGCCTCCTCCGCCTTGGTCCCGCCGATGGCGATCTACAATCTGGCGGAGAATGCGATCGTCCACGGCATCGAGAAGAACGCCGGTAATGGGACCATCTCGATTAGCGCGCGGATCGAGGGCGAGCGACTACACGTGTGCATCACGAGTCCCGGACAACTCGGAACGAAGCCTTCTCCCGGAGTGGGCACCAAGGATGTCCTCCAACGCTTCGAGCTTCTCTACGCTGGCATGGCGGAATTCGAACTCAGCCAGGCTTCCGAGAACGAGGTACAGGCCCGCATCTCCCTTCCCTTCCAAGATCATGAATCTGCTGATTGTTGA